Proteins co-encoded in one Vibrio sp. SNU_ST1 genomic window:
- a CDS encoding SGNH/GDSL hydrolase family protein yields MEDKQLLAALQQHPVLDLYQLFQEVGQNRSLYTLLERLSSLKEHHQLSTRLSPFKPHIEGLLAQFDGTTPDSDILKAVALQSEIQQRGHSMSRYIMTSDNHRHFSPNADLVMFGDSITEWAPWADIFRNVSMVNRGLAGDTTTGMLRRIDTTLNVNPKLVCFMAGINDLAQGYDVDHIYQNYIDMLKVWQENDIQILVQSTLYVGSKLQGLNPSVELLNSKISEYCSQQGIAFLDVNSVLSPNKLLSNEYSCDDLHLNAKAYQTWAQVLQPTIADLLK; encoded by the coding sequence ATGGAAGATAAGCAATTACTTGCCGCGTTGCAGCAACATCCTGTCCTCGATCTGTATCAGTTATTCCAAGAAGTTGGTCAAAATCGCTCTCTGTATACTCTATTAGAGAGGTTATCTTCCCTTAAAGAACACCACCAACTGAGTACTCGTCTTAGCCCTTTTAAACCACACATCGAAGGGTTACTGGCTCAATTTGATGGCACTACGCCGGATAGTGATATCCTCAAGGCAGTTGCTCTTCAGTCTGAGATTCAACAACGAGGCCACAGCATGAGCCGTTACATCATGACATCAGATAACCATCGCCATTTTTCCCCAAATGCAGACTTAGTGATGTTTGGTGACTCGATCACCGAATGGGCACCTTGGGCGGATATTTTTCGGAATGTTTCGATGGTCAATCGCGGTCTCGCGGGTGATACCACAACAGGCATGTTGCGTCGTATTGATACCACGTTGAATGTGAATCCAAAACTAGTGTGTTTTATGGCAGGGATAAACGATTTAGCGCAAGGTTATGATGTCGACCATATCTACCAGAACTACATTGATATGCTTAAGGTGTGGCAAGAAAATGATATTCAGATTTTGGTGCAATCTACTCTTTATGTGGGCTCCAAACTGCAAGGTTTGAATCCGTCGGTTGAACTGCTCAATAGCAAGATAAGCGAGTACTGTTCTCAGCAAGGCATTGCGTTCTTAGATGTGAATTCAGTATTGTCACCTAATAAGCTTTTGTCGAATGAGTACTCGTGTGATGATCTGCATTTGAATGCTAAAGCTTACCAAACTTGGGCTCAGGTGCTTCAACCTACGATAGCTGATCTACTAAAGTAG
- a CDS encoding RNA methyltransferase, producing MNKSHVTIGLTNPKSPTNVGAVMRAAGCYQVDEVKYTGQRYDKAAKFHTDTKSATRTIPLTGVESFLDNLNSETKIVCVELAEGATPLPRFKHPENAIYIFGPEDGSISQDVADRADHVVYVPTVGCMNLAATVNVLLYDRLAKSDEMDESNELIKKSRDNRNHLQVNQG from the coding sequence ATGAACAAGAGCCATGTGACTATTGGTTTAACTAACCCAAAGAGCCCGACAAACGTTGGCGCGGTTATGCGTGCGGCGGGTTGCTACCAAGTCGACGAAGTTAAATACACAGGGCAACGCTACGACAAGGCTGCAAAATTTCACACTGATACCAAGAGTGCAACGCGCACTATCCCGCTTACTGGTGTCGAGTCGTTTTTAGATAACCTTAATTCAGAAACTAAGATCGTATGTGTGGAGTTGGCTGAAGGTGCAACACCACTGCCACGTTTTAAACACCCAGAGAACGCTATCTATATCTTTGGCCCTGAAGATGGTTCTATTTCTCAAGATGTCGCTGACCGAGCTGACCATGTTGTTTATGTACCAACGGTAGGTTGCATGAATCTAGCAGCAACAGTGAATGTGTTACTTTATGATCGCCTTGCTAAGTCAGATGAAATGGACGAGAGCAACGAGCTGATCAAGAAAAGCCGCGATAACCGTAATCACCTGCAAGTGAATCAGGGGTAG
- a CDS encoding alpha-amylase family glycosyl hydrolase: MVNNKLNHNNKDLNVKLSLSNTALAVTAILLAGCQSAPESVQEPTAYQCQTNTNADVNDLRIYQVMVESFVSGDDSIGHGTGYGTSHHNGDIQGIIDSLDYIESLGMNGIWLTPIFNSEPIENQDHWADRLDATGYFATDYFNIDPRFGTMEEAKTLVEEAHARGLYVFFDGVFGHHKKNVVPSPTGKLPQGEDNPVSYPESLAFYQEVAEYWIKELKIDGWRLDQAYQVPKEAWSQIRETVDTASSQVEYVNSEGKTVNPLGYMVAEIWAGENRIIETGYGSNEAPALCSAFDFPMRYRLTETFAVNEAGVGNKGGEWLAEGMSLHSLYPDHAKPNLMIGNHDLVRFGDLLQRGDIASPQDKEYWQRYKAAFSFQAAYTGPITTYYGDEIGDQLEGFADKVWTDDCAINGLCDDHVARTSGKVEGVTAQLNAHEKDLKQYVTNLMKLREAHPALSQGKRTNLMANDVAYVDHKAYEGDAVVYAVNVTNKEQTIKLTKEKVGSIADLTDIESKQSISAIDGHYSIILSPFEARFLSITQPSEKGPIAAILATGNEVGQGFMAQCDNPTIKAEGPISSPLYVVGNFADSGWKHVDLREFEYKGDNTYQVVTTEKPGSYRMQYASKAWSPQFTADGLNLKLGQLNSLIKGGYGQDTAITIRNAGQYVWSLQFDDAGQPLKIMASKCAE; encoded by the coding sequence ATGGTGAATAATAAGTTAAATCATAATAATAAGGACCTTAACGTGAAACTTTCTCTATCCAATACCGCGTTGGCCGTTACCGCCATCCTACTTGCAGGTTGCCAATCTGCACCTGAATCAGTTCAAGAACCAACAGCATACCAATGCCAAACCAATACCAATGCCGACGTGAATGACTTGAGGATCTATCAAGTGATGGTCGAAAGCTTTGTCAGTGGCGATGACTCAATTGGTCATGGGACAGGCTATGGAACCAGTCACCATAACGGAGATATCCAAGGTATTATCGACTCACTTGATTACATTGAATCTCTTGGCATGAACGGTATTTGGCTAACCCCAATCTTTAATTCAGAGCCTATCGAAAACCAAGACCATTGGGCCGATAGACTGGATGCAACCGGTTATTTTGCCACCGATTATTTCAATATCGATCCGAGATTCGGAACGATGGAAGAAGCTAAAACCTTAGTTGAAGAAGCGCATGCTCGTGGGCTTTATGTCTTCTTTGATGGCGTATTTGGCCACCACAAAAAAAACGTAGTGCCGTCACCAACAGGTAAGCTGCCCCAAGGAGAGGATAATCCAGTCTCATACCCTGAGAGCCTAGCCTTCTATCAAGAAGTTGCCGAGTATTGGATCAAAGAGCTCAAAATTGATGGTTGGCGCTTAGATCAAGCTTATCAAGTGCCAAAAGAAGCTTGGAGTCAAATCAGAGAAACGGTAGACACCGCTTCTTCTCAAGTCGAATACGTAAACAGCGAAGGTAAAACCGTGAACCCTCTGGGTTATATGGTCGCGGAAATTTGGGCAGGTGAGAACCGCATTATTGAAACAGGCTACGGTTCAAATGAAGCACCGGCCTTATGTTCTGCGTTTGATTTCCCGATGCGCTACCGCCTGACGGAAACATTTGCTGTAAACGAAGCTGGCGTGGGGAACAAAGGTGGAGAGTGGCTTGCAGAAGGCATGTCTTTACATTCGTTATACCCAGACCACGCGAAGCCAAATTTAATGATCGGTAACCATGACCTTGTGCGCTTTGGTGACTTATTACAGCGCGGTGATATCGCTTCTCCACAAGACAAAGAGTATTGGCAGCGCTATAAAGCGGCATTTTCATTCCAAGCGGCTTATACCGGCCCAATTACGACCTACTATGGGGACGAGATTGGCGATCAACTAGAAGGTTTTGCAGACAAAGTATGGACTGATGACTGCGCTATTAATGGCTTGTGCGATGACCACGTAGCCCGTACTAGCGGTAAAGTAGAAGGTGTCACAGCCCAACTCAATGCGCACGAAAAAGACTTAAAGCAATACGTGACAAACTTGATGAAACTGAGAGAAGCGCACCCCGCTCTATCACAAGGTAAACGTACAAACCTGATGGCCAATGATGTCGCGTATGTCGATCACAAAGCCTATGAAGGCGATGCTGTTGTCTACGCAGTGAACGTTACCAACAAAGAACAAACCATAAAACTAACCAAAGAAAAAGTCGGCTCCATAGCTGATCTGACGGATATTGAATCCAAGCAATCGATCTCAGCTATTGATGGCCACTACTCTATCATTCTAAGTCCATTTGAAGCTCGTTTCTTGTCGATAACACAGCCAAGTGAAAAAGGGCCAATTGCGGCGATACTAGCGACAGGAAATGAAGTTGGACAAGGCTTCATGGCTCAATGTGACAATCCAACAATAAAAGCTGAAGGCCCTATTTCGAGCCCGCTTTATGTGGTTGGCAATTTTGCTGATTCAGGTTGGAAACATGTCGATCTACGAGAGTTTGAATATAAAGGTGACAACACTTATCAAGTCGTCACCACTGAAAAACCGGGCAGTTATCGCATGCAATATGCATCCAAGGCTTGGTCACCACAGTTTACAGCGGATGGGCTTAACCTAAAGTTAGGACAGCTTAACTCATTAATTAAAGGTGGTTACGGACAAGATACCGCTATCACTATTCGGAATGCTGGGCAGTATGTATGGAGCTTACAATTCGATGATGCGGGGCAACCATTAAAAATTATGGCTTCAAAATGTGCTGAATAG
- a CDS encoding LysR family transcriptional regulator gives MNLRQLEVFYAIMQNGTVSGAARSLHVSQPNVTRILAHTEQQLGFGLFERVKGRLVPTVEAKTLLPEAEKVYQQLGQFRSLTNKVKQGHQHLRIGAPPILATKLLTPVIAQMSREQYSSKQEFSFELLTANRDELCAGLLKHELDIAIAFGDETPPAILSETLLTESLKVLVPSNTAEHLPAELTLDGLINYPLPIIGLDSRDPLGLLLHQSLIARDEHYHHPISVRGYSAAAELVKHQAGFAIVDPWTAEQYQNDDSVCVLPLKPAIPFSVSTLCAEHTPQSISVKQFIASLKIHTHPIT, from the coding sequence GTGAACCTAAGACAGTTGGAAGTCTTCTACGCCATTATGCAGAACGGAACCGTATCTGGAGCCGCGCGCAGCTTGCATGTGTCGCAACCTAATGTGACTCGTATTCTGGCGCATACCGAGCAACAACTCGGGTTTGGATTGTTCGAGCGTGTCAAAGGGCGATTAGTGCCAACGGTAGAGGCCAAAACCTTGTTGCCCGAAGCTGAAAAAGTGTATCAGCAACTGGGTCAATTTCGATCTCTGACCAACAAAGTGAAGCAAGGACATCAGCATTTACGTATTGGTGCGCCGCCGATACTAGCGACCAAATTGCTGACTCCGGTCATAGCTCAAATGTCTCGTGAACAATATTCCAGTAAACAAGAGTTCTCTTTTGAGTTGCTTACTGCTAATCGCGACGAACTTTGTGCTGGGCTATTAAAGCATGAGCTTGATATTGCTATCGCGTTTGGGGACGAAACACCGCCTGCCATATTAAGTGAAACGCTATTAACCGAATCACTCAAGGTTCTGGTTCCCTCCAATACGGCTGAACACTTGCCCGCAGAATTAACTCTTGATGGCCTGATTAACTATCCTTTGCCAATCATCGGGCTTGATAGCCGCGATCCATTAGGCCTCCTGTTACATCAAAGCCTTATTGCGCGAGATGAGCATTATCACCATCCGATATCTGTGCGTGGATATAGCGCGGCGGCGGAACTGGTCAAGCACCAAGCGGGGTTTGCGATTGTTGACCCGTGGACTGCAGAGCAGTATCAAAATGACGATTCAGTTTGCGTGTTGCCGCTAAAGCCAGCAATTCCATTCTCGGTATCGACTTTGTGCGCAGAGCACACCCCTCAGTCGATTTCTGTTAAGCAATTTATCGCTTCATTAAAGATCCATACTCACCCTATAACTTAA
- the dgcN gene encoding N-acetyltransferase DgcN produces the protein MSIAQPYLLFLGDVTDPLAAKTARGIYQWRPEICLGQLRLTGDTVSLGLTDMTLQEAQALGAKTLVIGTANPGGVIPASWQPTIMAAAEMGFEIASGMHQRLSEFSPLADMQQQGLTKLHDVRHFDGALKVGNGKPRQGKRLLTVGTDCSVGKMFSALAIEKSLKQAGTSAQFKATGQTGILIDGCGISIDAVVADFISGAVEAISPDFTDHDWDIIEGQGSLFNPSFAGVSLGLLHGAQADALVLCHEVGRPHIRNLPHAQLPSIEQTIEANLQAARLTNPDVKLVGICLNTSAISIEDAETLCQEWTTLYQVLVTDPVRFGVQHITDHLRHSL, from the coding sequence ATGTCTATCGCTCAACCTTACCTTCTTTTTCTTGGGGATGTTACCGACCCGCTTGCCGCAAAAACAGCTCGTGGTATTTACCAATGGCGACCAGAAATCTGCCTAGGCCAACTGCGCTTAACAGGCGATACGGTTTCTCTTGGCTTAACGGACATGACCTTGCAAGAGGCGCAAGCGCTAGGCGCGAAAACCCTAGTGATTGGCACGGCAAACCCTGGTGGTGTTATTCCTGCCTCTTGGCAGCCAACCATAATGGCAGCTGCAGAAATGGGATTTGAGATTGCATCTGGCATGCACCAGCGCTTGAGTGAATTTTCACCGCTTGCTGACATGCAGCAACAAGGATTGACTAAGCTTCATGATGTACGACACTTTGATGGAGCTCTCAAGGTTGGTAACGGAAAGCCTCGTCAAGGTAAGCGCCTGCTTACTGTCGGAACAGATTGTTCAGTAGGAAAAATGTTCTCGGCGTTGGCGATTGAAAAATCGCTTAAACAAGCGGGAACGTCAGCTCAGTTTAAAGCGACGGGGCAGACAGGTATCTTGATTGACGGTTGCGGGATTTCAATTGATGCTGTGGTCGCGGATTTCATTTCCGGCGCGGTTGAAGCGATTAGCCCCGATTTTACTGACCACGATTGGGACATCATTGAAGGCCAAGGTTCGTTGTTCAATCCGTCTTTTGCAGGCGTGAGTTTAGGGTTATTGCATGGCGCACAAGCCGATGCTTTGGTGTTGTGCCATGAAGTCGGGCGACCACATATTCGTAACCTTCCTCACGCTCAATTGCCAAGCATAGAACAGACGATTGAAGCCAACTTACAAGCGGCACGATTGACTAACCCAGATGTGAAATTGGTTGGCATCTGCTTGAACACGTCGGCAATTAGCATTGAAGACGCTGAGACATTATGCCAAGAATGGACCACACTCTATCAAGTGCTCGTGACGGATCCAGTGCGTTTTGGTGTACAACACATTACTGATCATTTGCGACATTCACTTTAA
- a CDS encoding GyrI-like domain-containing protein: protein MHKGTYEKLSEAYSYLLLKWLPDSGFELRDQPCFEVYLNRDPRRTKPENLKTEIYIPIK, encoded by the coding sequence TTGCACAAAGGTACTTACGAGAAACTCTCTGAAGCTTACAGCTATTTACTCTTAAAATGGCTACCAGACAGTGGGTTTGAACTGCGAGACCAACCATGCTTTGAGGTGTACCTGAATCGAGACCCAAGACGAACTAAACCTGAGAATTTGAAAACCGAAATCTATATTCCGATCAAGTAA
- a CDS encoding methyl-accepting chemotaxis protein, which translates to MNIKNLSIKSKIAIPLMVIVIVFSTVTVLNVIKSNAQAAINHELNNVVQPVLDNLEDGYRDIYQVIASAQGLLLAKDQKAIEYQQFEFKDNAYKAVPRFESVQTLYTAGVLDSSSQDELAKLVKAMKKWVALHEPMFADPANALQYNLDYSPALDAEFSIIHDQLGYIRELIAVKQKELRQQANDSIEESKLIIEVGMAVAVLAALFSMWLSNRFIVQPIQSVEKAMNEIASGDGNLAQRMKVEGSDEIARLSSAFNKFVSKIHTTVEQVILTSNAVRAEMENIKSITQNVAEFSSNQQKESEVVAAAVHEMQATSETVSGNALDAATASNVANNEVESADSTLGLTVTSIERLAHDIENAGGVVQELDTDVKNIASILGVIKGIAEQTNLLALNAAIEAARAGEQGRGFAVVADEVRALASKTQDSTGEIQSMIERLEVGAKHAVGVMTESKVSGEKTIVQAGTAASSLSEIRNSIGKMNDMNTQIATAASQQSQVSEEVNKNVQRIAESTMKMVEMANNAENACSSLAEQCEALDSLVSQFEV; encoded by the coding sequence ATGAATATCAAAAACCTTTCTATTAAAAGTAAAATTGCGATTCCGCTAATGGTAATCGTAATTGTATTCTCAACGGTTACTGTGCTTAACGTGATTAAATCTAACGCGCAAGCCGCGATTAACCATGAGCTCAATAATGTGGTTCAACCGGTTCTCGACAACCTAGAAGATGGGTACCGAGATATCTATCAAGTCATTGCATCTGCCCAAGGCCTGTTGCTTGCGAAAGATCAAAAGGCAATTGAATATCAACAATTCGAATTCAAAGACAACGCTTACAAAGCCGTTCCACGCTTTGAAAGTGTTCAAACCCTATATACCGCAGGTGTATTAGACTCGTCTTCTCAAGACGAGCTAGCAAAATTGGTTAAGGCGATGAAAAAGTGGGTAGCGCTGCATGAGCCAATGTTTGCGGATCCTGCCAATGCTCTTCAATACAACCTCGATTACTCGCCAGCGTTAGACGCTGAGTTTTCGATTATTCACGATCAACTCGGCTATATTAGAGAGCTGATTGCAGTTAAACAAAAAGAGCTTCGCCAGCAAGCTAATGACTCGATTGAAGAAAGTAAGCTGATCATCGAAGTAGGTATGGCCGTGGCGGTACTTGCGGCTTTGTTTTCGATGTGGTTATCGAACCGTTTTATCGTTCAGCCGATTCAGAGCGTAGAGAAAGCGATGAATGAAATTGCATCGGGTGATGGTAACTTGGCTCAGCGAATGAAAGTTGAAGGTTCTGATGAGATTGCTCGCTTAAGTTCAGCGTTTAACAAGTTTGTTAGTAAGATACATACCACTGTTGAACAAGTGATTCTGACATCAAATGCCGTACGTGCAGAGATGGAAAACATCAAATCAATAACGCAGAATGTGGCTGAGTTCTCTTCGAATCAACAGAAAGAAAGTGAAGTAGTCGCGGCTGCCGTTCATGAAATGCAAGCGACCAGTGAAACGGTAAGTGGTAACGCATTAGATGCGGCAACCGCAAGTAATGTTGCAAATAATGAAGTGGAATCAGCAGACAGCACTTTGGGCCTAACCGTGACTTCCATTGAACGCCTTGCGCATGATATCGAGAATGCAGGCGGTGTGGTTCAGGAATTGGATACTGATGTGAAGAACATTGCTTCTATTCTTGGCGTGATCAAAGGCATTGCAGAGCAAACTAATCTATTGGCATTAAATGCGGCGATTGAAGCAGCACGTGCTGGTGAGCAAGGTCGTGGTTTTGCGGTAGTTGCTGATGAAGTCCGTGCGCTTGCAAGTAAAACTCAAGACAGTACGGGGGAAATCCAGTCAATGATTGAACGCTTAGAAGTAGGCGCTAAACATGCTGTTGGCGTGATGACAGAAAGCAAAGTGAGTGGCGAGAAAACCATTGTTCAAGCCGGTACTGCGGCTTCTTCATTGAGCGAGATTCGTAATTCAATTGGCAAGATGAATGATATGAATACGCAAATCGCAACAGCGGCTTCGCAGCAGTCTCAGGTGTCTGAAGAAGTGAACAAGAATGTTCAACGTATCGCGGAAAGTACGATGAAAATGGTTGAAATGGCAAACAATGCTGAGAATGCGTGCTCCTCACTAGCAGAACAGTGTGAAGCACTTGATAGCCTAGTCTCTCAGTTTGAAGTGTGA
- a CDS encoding methyl-accepting chemotaxis protein, translating to MTLTIKNRLYILSFIPLLLMAIGMMSVTYMKSTELTAQQVESTRSNMMAMKQKELKAYLQMAKSSITPFLEKGATLEEALPTLKTLEYGESGYIFGYSSKGVRIVIGQGTDGIGKNYYDLQDKQGNYLIQDLIKNSKIGEFTTYYFPKPGQSIALPKLSYSIFIPQWDLMLGTGFYTDDIDAVISDMKESSNAALQSSLTAIAIFCGLIALVVAVFAVAVNRTIMQPLEQFDRSISAFASGEADLTARMETFKAPEFAKLSENFNAFVASLQTIIRSVSDVGQQVVSETSSMSSRAAQVDEIATGQREETEQVATAMTEMTTTAQEISSNASQAADSAKLAENNAKEAQQIVNAAAGSVADLASEVSEANTVVSRLEGDVQNISSSLTVIQDIAEQTNLLALNAAIEAARAGDQGRGFAVVADEVRKLASRTQESTGDIHKMIQQLKSASDAAVKAMDSSQSRSAQTVEEANAAAAALAKIQDSIDTIMDMNSLIATATEQQNIVGQEISQRIVVISDQSSQSASLANQNRTGSQNLNSRANELYHLVDRFTV from the coding sequence ATGACCCTCACCATCAAAAACCGCCTTTATATTCTCTCTTTTATCCCTTTGCTGCTAATGGCAATTGGGATGATGAGCGTGACGTATATGAAGAGCACTGAGCTAACCGCACAACAAGTAGAATCGACGCGTAGCAATATGATGGCGATGAAACAAAAGGAACTCAAAGCGTACCTGCAAATGGCTAAGTCTTCGATAACTCCTTTCTTAGAAAAAGGTGCCACGCTTGAAGAAGCATTACCCACATTAAAAACTCTAGAATATGGTGAGTCTGGTTATATTTTTGGCTACAGCTCTAAGGGTGTAAGAATCGTCATCGGACAAGGTACCGATGGCATTGGTAAAAATTACTACGACCTTCAAGACAAACAAGGCAATTACCTAATCCAAGACCTGATTAAGAACTCAAAAATTGGGGAATTCACCACTTACTACTTTCCTAAGCCAGGTCAATCCATTGCGTTACCAAAACTCAGCTACTCAATCTTTATTCCACAATGGGATTTAATGCTTGGAACTGGGTTTTATACTGACGATATTGACGCCGTGATCAGTGACATGAAAGAGAGCTCGAATGCTGCGCTACAAAGCTCACTGACTGCTATTGCAATTTTCTGTGGTTTGATTGCCTTAGTGGTAGCGGTTTTCGCTGTTGCAGTGAACCGTACCATCATGCAACCACTCGAGCAATTTGACCGTTCGATCAGTGCCTTTGCAAGTGGTGAGGCCGACCTAACGGCTCGAATGGAAACATTCAAAGCGCCTGAGTTCGCCAAACTTAGTGAGAACTTTAATGCCTTTGTTGCTAGCCTACAGACCATCATTCGTAGCGTGAGCGATGTTGGTCAGCAAGTTGTATCAGAAACGAGCAGCATGTCTTCTCGCGCAGCTCAGGTCGACGAGATAGCAACAGGTCAACGTGAAGAGACAGAACAAGTAGCAACGGCGATGACCGAGATGACGACAACAGCGCAAGAGATCTCAAGCAACGCAAGCCAAGCGGCTGACTCAGCTAAACTTGCTGAGAACAATGCAAAAGAAGCTCAGCAAATAGTCAACGCTGCTGCAGGTTCCGTAGCAGACCTTGCAAGTGAAGTATCAGAAGCAAACACTGTCGTCTCTCGCCTTGAAGGAGATGTACAGAACATTTCATCTTCACTGACTGTCATTCAAGATATAGCGGAACAGACCAACCTATTAGCACTAAATGCGGCGATTGAAGCCGCGCGAGCTGGTGATCAAGGCCGAGGTTTTGCCGTAGTTGCGGATGAAGTTCGTAAGCTTGCAAGCCGCACACAAGAGAGTACGGGCGACATTCACAAAATGATCCAACAGCTAAAATCCGCTTCAGATGCCGCGGTGAAAGCAATGGATTCGAGCCAAAGCAGAAGTGCTCAAACGGTAGAAGAAGCAAATGCAGCAGCTGCAGCACTTGCTAAAATTCAAGATTCGATTGATACCATCATGGACATGAACTCACTGATTGCGACGGCGACTGAACAGCAAAATATTGTTGGCCAAGAGATCTCTCAGCGCATTGTTGTAATTTCAGACCAAAGCTCTCAATCGGCATCGCTAGCGAACCAAAACCGTACAGGTAGCCAAAACCTAAACAGCCGAGCAAACGAATTGTACCACTTGGTTGATCGCTTCACGGTTTAA
- a CDS encoding LysR family transcriptional regulator, producing the protein MANWEGVSEFVAVAERESFTGAAQKLATSVAQISRRVANLEERLAVKLLNRTTRKVSLTEAGQLYYQQCKLLVEGLEIAELAVTQMQSTPKGLLKVTAPVTYGERQLAPILHQFLKLHPQVELELMLTNQKLDLIDSGVDVAIRLGRLEDSSLVAKKLSQRQLYVCASPEYIERYGEPHTLSELSNHQCLVGGFEHWRFKENGRPRSVRVNGRIKCNSGLALQDAAKQSIGLVQLPEYYVSEDLESGELVEVLSDYRDDKEGIWALYPQNRNLSSKVRLLVDFLSEQLD; encoded by the coding sequence ATGGCCAATTGGGAAGGGGTAAGTGAGTTTGTTGCAGTGGCAGAGCGCGAAAGCTTTACTGGTGCCGCACAGAAACTCGCTACATCAGTGGCTCAAATCAGTCGTAGAGTGGCAAATCTCGAGGAACGCCTCGCAGTAAAACTACTCAATCGAACGACTCGTAAGGTTTCTTTAACAGAGGCTGGGCAACTCTATTATCAGCAGTGTAAGTTGTTGGTCGAGGGTTTAGAAATTGCTGAGTTAGCCGTCACGCAGATGCAATCCACGCCGAAAGGTTTGCTGAAAGTAACTGCACCTGTGACTTATGGTGAGCGTCAACTCGCCCCGATACTTCATCAGTTCTTAAAGCTCCACCCACAAGTCGAACTTGAGCTGATGTTGACCAATCAAAAGCTCGACCTTATTGATTCGGGTGTCGATGTTGCTATTCGTCTTGGTCGCTTAGAAGATTCGAGTCTTGTGGCAAAGAAGCTGTCTCAACGCCAACTCTACGTGTGCGCCAGCCCTGAATATATTGAACGTTACGGTGAACCGCATACGCTCTCTGAGTTGAGTAATCATCAATGTTTAGTCGGGGGCTTTGAGCATTGGCGTTTTAAAGAAAATGGGCGACCTCGCTCAGTTCGGGTTAATGGACGCATTAAATGTAACAGTGGCTTAGCCTTACAAGACGCAGCGAAACAGAGTATTGGCTTAGTGCAGCTACCAGAATATTACGTGAGTGAAGATCTTGAGTCTGGCGAATTGGTTGAGGTGTTATCTGATTACCGAGACGATAAAGAGGGGATTTGGGCGCTTTACCCACAGAACCGTAATTTGTCTTCAAAGGTTCGCTTGTTAGTCGATTTCTTGTCTGAGCAATTAGACTAG
- the dgcA gene encoding N-acetyl-D-Glu racemase DgcA, translated as MKITAEPITIAMQTPFRISRGSRTECHVVRVYIEHNGKQAQGECTPYPRYGESSESVLAQIQQASSALEGMFERGVTDPAELRDHLQSLLTGGAARNAVDCALWDFEAQQNGQMFPNSLFGLPAQIVTAMTVSIGTPEAMATQARDYLANGAKLLKVKLDGEQVVERVCAVREAAPDVQIVLDANEAWTGLNLEELFNQLTEFDIAMIEQPLPQQHDASLAHIKHPIPLCADESCHTTSQLSSLLGKYEMVNIKLDKTGGLTEALVLAEEAQRLGFTLMSGCMLGTSLAMRAALPIAVQSKIVDLDGPVLLGQDVSPALTYQDGMIIL; from the coding sequence ATGAAGATTACAGCAGAACCCATTACTATCGCGATGCAGACGCCTTTTCGCATCTCTCGTGGTAGTCGAACTGAGTGTCACGTTGTTCGTGTTTACATTGAACATAATGGCAAACAAGCTCAGGGAGAGTGCACACCTTACCCAAGGTATGGCGAATCATCGGAGTCTGTATTAGCGCAAATCCAACAAGCGTCTAGCGCACTTGAAGGTATGTTTGAGCGAGGCGTTACCGATCCGGCAGAGCTAAGAGATCATCTTCAGTCTTTATTGACTGGAGGGGCAGCGCGAAATGCGGTCGATTGTGCGCTTTGGGATTTCGAAGCGCAGCAGAACGGCCAGATGTTTCCAAATAGCTTGTTTGGGTTACCTGCTCAAATTGTGACTGCAATGACAGTCTCCATCGGCACACCAGAAGCGATGGCGACCCAAGCACGAGATTATTTGGCGAATGGCGCGAAGCTCCTAAAAGTGAAGCTTGATGGCGAGCAGGTAGTAGAGCGTGTTTGCGCTGTGCGAGAAGCGGCACCCGATGTTCAGATTGTACTGGATGCTAATGAAGCGTGGACAGGGTTGAATCTCGAAGAGTTGTTCAATCAACTTACTGAGTTTGATATCGCGATGATCGAACAACCTCTTCCACAGCAGCATGATGCGTCACTGGCACACATCAAGCACCCGATACCACTGTGTGCTGATGAAAGCTGTCATACCACTTCGCAACTTTCATCTTTGTTAGGTAAGTATGAAATGGTCAACATCAAGCTCGATAAAACGGGCGGTTTGACCGAAGCCTTGGTACTTGCTGAGGAAGCTCAAAGGCTCGGTTTTACTCTGATGTCTGGCTGTATGCTTGGCACCTCATTGGCGATGCGAGCAGCGCTGCCTATTGCGGTTCAATCTAAAATAGTCGACCTTGATGGCCCTGTATTACTTGGCCAAGATGTTTCGCCAGCACTGACTTATCAAGATGGGATGATCATTCTTTAA